A genome region from Natronobeatus ordinarius includes the following:
- a CDS encoding MarR family transcriptional regulator produces MLRRIELEVLATVERGDTISVLATKLDHSESYLSRAVADLAEKGLVYTKRDGRRKRVIPSDARAIEIYQDLVRQHSHIDFPELLTGKALEVLYYLDQPRTVADVAERSGNYRNTVNRVLKRLRDRGLVGTDDSQYHFNGDFDRLHKFARELAHHLHRQRLESVAPNGTILWEGYDEFLAQTTTEVDAEHFHETGLARFAAFDLQFLLTRHRYYRYSESIEEVSPAELCCHTLVIDDGPRHRSYCLLLLGHVDVDESDLREQAEKYGLEDETDTLLQYLETRGAVDSDRLPEWDEFQELAADYEVDLL; encoded by the coding sequence GTGCTGCGACGAATTGAACTCGAGGTCCTCGCTACCGTCGAACGTGGCGATACGATCTCGGTGCTCGCGACGAAGCTCGACCACAGCGAGAGTTACCTCTCTCGTGCTGTTGCAGACCTCGCTGAGAAGGGGTTGGTCTACACGAAGCGCGATGGCCGCCGGAAACGAGTCATCCCTTCGGATGCTCGGGCGATCGAGATATATCAGGATCTCGTCCGCCAGCACTCTCACATCGACTTTCCCGAGTTGTTGACAGGCAAAGCTCTTGAGGTACTGTACTACCTCGATCAACCACGGACCGTTGCCGACGTCGCCGAACGGAGCGGCAACTACCGCAACACCGTCAACCGGGTTCTCAAACGGCTGCGAGACCGTGGCCTCGTCGGTACCGATGACAGCCAATACCATTTCAACGGTGACTTCGACCGACTGCACAAGTTTGCTCGCGAACTTGCGCATCATCTCCATCGACAGCGCCTCGAATCGGTTGCTCCGAATGGGACGATTCTCTGGGAGGGTTATGACGAATTTCTCGCGCAAACGACAACGGAGGTTGACGCCGAACACTTCCACGAGACCGGGCTTGCGCGGTTCGCGGCCTTTGATCTCCAGTTTCTGCTGACCCGCCACCGCTACTACCGCTACTCTGAGAGTATAGAGGAAGTCTCGCCGGCGGAGCTCTGCTGTCACACGTTGGTGATCGACGACGGGCCCCGCCACCGCTCGTACTGTCTCCTGTTGCTCGGCCACGTCGACGTCGACGAGAGTGACCTCCGAGAGCAAGCCGAAAAATACGGCCTCGAAGACGAAACCGACACCCTACTCCAATATCTCGAGACGCGGGGAGCAGTCGACAGCGATCGCCTCCCCGAGTGGGACGAGTTCCAGGAGCTAGCTGCTGACTACGAGGTGGACCTACTCTAA
- a CDS encoding RNA-guided endonuclease InsQ/TnpB family protein codes for MVEDSRTRTVPIKLDVDKSAADLLHQTIDHFLDAANHVVDVAWEPDWKITSKQKLHDLTYYDVRDDSPLPANLVQAARNRAAEAVKGVVERWKEGKKASKPEFTSRFASYDARTVTVNDDHATLATIDGRVTADFVLPDEQRDTPHSAYLFNDDYGVKGATLHYETVEDCFYLHVRTKPAVENDEADTGNSKHVSVLGVDLGITNIATTSTGKFWSGGELNHWHREYEKRRGSLQQTGTRWAHENVQRVGDKQTGRFGQMLHTISNELVEEALETDCTHIVFEQLKDIRERLPHAKAVHKWAFHRLFEYVTYKAESEGLEVKQINPAYTSQRCSKCGFTHGNNRPHNNGQDEFGCLKCGYDVHADYNAAKNIGLKYLRDQQKSGRGGAPVGVRLNSGTLNVNGEYSPTPLSG; via the coding sequence ATGGTGGAAGACTCACGCACTCGAACCGTCCCCATCAAGCTCGATGTGGACAAGAGTGCTGCTGACCTCCTCCACCAGACAATCGACCACTTCCTCGACGCCGCCAACCACGTCGTAGACGTAGCGTGGGAACCTGACTGGAAAATCACCAGTAAACAGAAACTCCACGATCTCACCTACTACGACGTTCGAGACGACTCACCACTTCCGGCCAACCTCGTGCAAGCCGCACGAAACCGAGCCGCAGAAGCCGTCAAAGGTGTCGTCGAACGCTGGAAGGAAGGGAAGAAAGCCTCGAAACCCGAGTTCACGTCTCGGTTCGCCAGCTACGACGCACGAACCGTCACCGTCAACGACGACCACGCCACACTCGCCACCATCGACGGGCGAGTCACCGCAGATTTCGTCCTGCCCGACGAACAACGTGACACGCCACACTCGGCGTACCTGTTCAACGATGACTACGGAGTGAAGGGAGCTACGCTCCATTACGAGACAGTTGAGGACTGTTTCTACCTTCACGTGCGGACAAAGCCCGCCGTGGAGAACGATGAGGCCGACACAGGCAACTCCAAGCACGTCTCCGTCCTTGGTGTTGACCTCGGCATCACAAACATCGCAACCACCTCAACCGGCAAGTTCTGGAGCGGCGGCGAACTCAACCACTGGCATCGAGAATACGAGAAACGGCGAGGATCGCTTCAGCAGACTGGAACTCGGTGGGCACACGAGAACGTTCAGCGAGTCGGCGATAAACAGACCGGACGCTTCGGGCAGATGCTTCACACGATCTCAAACGAACTGGTTGAGGAAGCTCTCGAAACCGACTGCACGCATATCGTGTTCGAGCAACTCAAAGACATCCGCGAACGCCTACCGCACGCGAAGGCGGTTCACAAGTGGGCGTTCCACCGTTTGTTCGAGTACGTCACGTACAAAGCCGAGTCGGAAGGGCTTGAGGTGAAACAAATTAATCCGGCGTACACGAGTCAGCGTTGCTCGAAGTGTGGGTTCACACACGGGAATAATCGTCCACACAACAACGGACAGGACGAGTTCGGTTGTCTGAAGTGCGGGTACGATGTCCACGCGGATTACAACGCCGCGAAGAATATCGGCTTGAAGTATCTCCGCGACCAGCAAAAGTCTGGGCGCGGAGGCGCACCCGTAGGCGTGCGCTTGAACAGCGGGACGTTGAACGTGAATGGCGAGTATTCGCCTACCCCTTTATCGGGGTAG
- a CDS encoding IS630 family transposase: MRTDRRTELVKHLSEKELDKAINEAQKSDETRLVRRLCFIKNVSFGDTNEMAARRVGASQPTGGRWLKAWNEGGVDGLRPSFAGGRPAKLSTEQFEEFFDLLEDGQPWTPQEIDDLLWDRYGVAYDRAHLARILRADGMQYAKPRPMDPRQSPDAEEDFRERLGEALTKDRGGEPLILGFFDASWPQPFENSQRMWSYDRTVEIDKPLVTVPWKTLGFYALLGKSTLIFRKRTTKESICAALEAIREQNPVGRILLIADNDGGHHAKLTQQRADELGIEFVFLPPYSPMFNAIEPLWKTLKRKISPEIFEGKDHFRQFVTIVKIRNNCSLLV, translated from the coding sequence ATGAGAACGGATCGTCGGACTGAGCTGGTGAAACATTTGTCGGAAAAAGAGCTTGATAAAGCGATCAATGAAGCTCAGAAGTCGGACGAGACCCGTCTCGTCCGGCGACTCTGTTTCATCAAGAACGTCTCTTTCGGCGATACCAACGAAATGGCTGCACGGCGTGTCGGCGCGTCTCAGCCAACCGGCGGACGCTGGCTCAAAGCCTGGAACGAAGGTGGAGTCGATGGTCTTCGACCGAGCTTCGCGGGCGGCCGCCCCGCGAAGCTCTCGACTGAACAGTTTGAGGAGTTCTTTGATCTCCTCGAAGACGGTCAGCCGTGGACACCACAGGAGATCGACGATCTTCTTTGGGACCGCTACGGTGTTGCGTACGATCGAGCTCATCTTGCACGAATTCTCCGTGCTGATGGAATGCAGTACGCAAAACCGCGACCGATGGATCCGCGACAATCGCCAGACGCTGAGGAGGATTTTCGTGAGCGCCTGGGAGAGGCGCTCACGAAAGACCGTGGCGGTGAGCCACTCATTCTTGGCTTCTTTGACGCTTCGTGGCCACAACCGTTCGAGAACTCCCAGCGGATGTGGTCGTACGATCGAACAGTAGAGATCGACAAACCGCTGGTCACAGTCCCGTGGAAAACGCTTGGCTTCTACGCATTGCTTGGCAAGAGTACGCTGATCTTTCGGAAGCGAACAACGAAAGAGAGCATCTGCGCAGCCTTAGAGGCTATTCGCGAGCAGAATCCGGTCGGACGGATTCTGCTCATTGCTGACAACGATGGCGGACACCATGCAAAACTCACCCAACAACGGGCCGACGAACTCGGCATCGAGTTCGTCTTCCTCCCTCCGTATTCGCCGATGTTTAATGCAATCGAACCGCTCTGGAAGACACTCAAACGGAAGATTTCGCCAGAAATCTTCGAAGGAAAAGATCATTTCAGGCAGTTCGTTACTATAGTAAAAATTAGAAATAATTGCTCACTTTTGGTATAG
- a CDS encoding DUF6036 family nucleotidyltransferase — MRPTFGREYIENEFQRTADGLSDPLTVYLIGGGAMSLRDLKGATKDIDLVVADGDAYGQLWAVLMDLGYTEVQSLDADYRALGATSCVENDDGCRLDIFNQQVANKLVLTEGMRERSESFLATDQLTVRLVSNEDIFLFKSVAGRDDDIEDMNMLVQTGLDYDVVRGELEAQIDRLGDDQFATFANEALVDLEEQYGVTTPIEDRVQELTMRYYRGLEVLQALDVPMTVDELAADLDLDVAEVRDRVAYLAEFDRIVQDDRMVRPTE; from the coding sequence ATGAGACCAACTTTCGGACGCGAGTATATCGAGAACGAGTTCCAACGAACCGCAGATGGATTATCTGACCCGCTCACGGTCTATCTGATTGGTGGTGGTGCGATGTCGCTACGCGATCTCAAGGGCGCGACAAAGGATATCGATCTGGTCGTCGCTGACGGCGACGCGTACGGCCAGCTGTGGGCTGTCCTGATGGATCTCGGGTATACGGAGGTACAATCGCTGGATGCCGATTACCGGGCGCTGGGCGCGACCAGCTGCGTCGAGAACGACGACGGATGCCGGCTCGACATTTTCAACCAGCAAGTTGCGAACAAACTCGTGCTGACCGAGGGGATGCGGGAACGCAGCGAGTCGTTCCTCGCGACGGATCAACTAACCGTCCGCCTAGTCAGCAACGAGGATATCTTCCTGTTCAAGTCGGTCGCAGGGCGAGACGACGACATTGAAGACATGAATATGCTCGTACAGACTGGCCTCGACTACGACGTCGTCCGAGGTGAACTCGAGGCACAGATCGACCGGCTCGGCGACGACCAGTTCGCCACCTTCGCGAACGAGGCCTTGGTTGACCTCGAGGAGCAGTACGGAGTGACCACGCCGATCGAGGACCGCGTCCAGGAGCTGACGATGCGGTACTACCGTGGGCTCGAAGTGCTCCAGGCGCTTGACGTTCCGATGACCGTCGACGAACTAGCTGCCGATCTGGACCTAGACGTCGCTGAGGTCCGAGACCGGGTTGCATATCTTGCGGAGTTCGATCGGATCGTACAAGATGATAGGATGGTCCGTCCGACGGAATAG
- a CDS encoding orc1/cdc6 family replication initiation protein, whose translation MTPRFQPDDTLYKRRNTLKVEYVPDDIVGRDNEIEEYEAALQPIINGEYPDNIFIYGKTGVGKTAVTNFLLNELLESAEHFEVDLSVISLNCDGLSTSYQAAISLVNNLREPEHHIAETGHPQSKVYRLLWDELNKLSGTVIIVLDEIDHITDDTFLYQITRADNNGYIDNIQLGLIGISNDSTFREQLDAKVQSSLCETEISFPPYGTEELQKVLEQRADIAFHQNALEDGVIPLCAALGRQDGGDARRAITLLRKAGDLARTENAESVTTEHVERAQEKLEAQQSMDIMRGLTEHEQLTLYALTTLAAEDATPARSRVVYQRYKEFCKYQGRDPRTARRMRSFLSDFEILNLTLSQMVHRGQDGGTYREHELNRNIATVVDALQTIISEFGAHRSIVEYLPDSGEEFTAM comes from the coding sequence ATGACTCCGCGATTTCAGCCGGATGATACGTTATACAAACGTCGGAATACTCTCAAAGTCGAGTACGTTCCAGACGACATCGTCGGGAGAGATAACGAGATTGAGGAGTACGAAGCTGCTCTGCAGCCGATCATCAACGGCGAGTACCCCGACAACATCTTCATCTATGGCAAGACCGGCGTCGGCAAGACCGCTGTGACGAACTTTTTACTGAATGAGCTTCTGGAATCGGCGGAACATTTCGAAGTCGACCTCTCTGTCATCTCGCTCAACTGTGACGGTCTCAGCACGAGCTACCAGGCCGCGATTAGTCTGGTAAACAACCTTCGAGAGCCCGAACATCACATTGCCGAAACCGGTCACCCCCAATCCAAAGTCTATCGCCTGCTTTGGGATGAACTCAATAAACTCTCTGGGACCGTGATTATCGTTCTTGACGAGATCGACCACATCACGGACGATACGTTCCTTTACCAGATTACTCGTGCAGACAACAACGGATACATTGACAATATTCAACTCGGCCTCATCGGAATTAGTAACGACTCAACGTTCCGAGAGCAACTCGACGCGAAGGTTCAGTCATCCCTGTGTGAAACCGAGATTTCCTTCCCACCGTATGGCACGGAAGAGCTCCAAAAGGTCCTCGAACAACGGGCTGATATTGCATTCCACCAAAACGCCCTCGAGGACGGAGTTATTCCGCTGTGTGCTGCTCTCGGCCGCCAAGATGGTGGGGACGCTCGACGCGCTATCACGCTTCTCCGGAAGGCTGGCGATTTGGCCCGTACCGAGAACGCGGAGTCGGTTACAACCGAACATGTCGAACGAGCCCAAGAGAAACTCGAGGCACAACAAAGCATGGATATCATGCGTGGCCTCACTGAACACGAGCAACTCACTCTATATGCGCTAACTACGCTTGCTGCTGAAGATGCCACACCAGCCCGTTCACGTGTTGTCTATCAGCGATACAAAGAATTCTGTAAGTACCAAGGCCGGGATCCTCGTACGGCCCGTAGAATGCGTAGTTTCCTATCTGATTTCGAGATCCTCAACCTAACACTCTCACAGATGGTGCATCGCGGCCAGGACGGTGGTACATACCGTGAACATGAGCTCAACCGAAACATCGCGACCGTCGTCGACGCGCTACAGACGATCATCAGTGAATTCGGTGCCCATCGGAGTATTGTAGAATATCTTCCTGACTCTGGTGAAGAGTTTACCGCGATGTAG
- a CDS encoding TRAM domain-containing protein — MPRPSGRGSLHSIEIPDREIETGNLREGETYRVALLGTESAPKEDSTQRREVGNPEPPVEEGETRTVDIEGIGEQGDGIARVERGYVIIVPDTEKGERVTIEITDVKETVGFADVIEREDYYL, encoded by the coding sequence ATGCCACGGCCTTCAGGCCGTGGTAGCTTACACAGTATCGAAATTCCCGACCGCGAGATTGAAACTGGAAATCTTCGAGAGGGTGAAACCTACCGCGTTGCACTACTTGGGACAGAATCTGCACCTAAAGAGGACAGTACACAGAGAAGAGAGGTGGGTAATCCAGAGCCACCTGTTGAGGAGGGAGAAACCCGCACTGTTGATATCGAAGGGATTGGAGAGCAAGGTGATGGTATTGCTCGCGTCGAACGAGGATATGTGATTATCGTCCCCGATACAGAGAAGGGAGAACGGGTGACCATCGAAATCACAGATGTGAAAGAAACCGTCGGCTTCGCTGATGTTATCGAACGGGAGGATTACTACTTGTGA
- a CDS encoding protein adenylyltransferase SelO, with translation MAFSFDTTYKNLDLNLYSRVTPKNIDNPEILVLNDELCADLGLDTAELNANTLAGQDLLEEPIAQAYAGHQYGNFTVLGDGRAMILGEHVHDGNRYDIQLKGSGRTPYSRRGDGNATVTSMLREYLYSYAMQNLNIKTSRSLAVVETDEAVERRRTELGAILVRVMNSHIRYGTFQYVAGQGSDELQRFTDYVIDRHYPQLNANDRTYLEFFDAVMQSSIEMIVDWLRVGFIHGVMNTDNMSVDGETFDYGPCAFMNYYDEERVFSSIDKHGRYAFGNQPPILRWNLERFAEALQPLCTQSALTYDELKAKLDEFEDRFDAQYHTMMRKKLGINSDGEEELVNEFLGWLRKSNADYTNTFLELETPGTFDDPVFATAEFERLRDKLAAVGLDEELMQESNPRYIPRNYLVEQALDEYLKTGDLSKFKELLTVLENPYTSKDMGSQFQQPPPREFDAEYTTYCNT, from the coding sequence ATGGCCTTTTCATTTGATACCACGTATAAAAATTTAGATTTGAACCTCTATTCGAGAGTAACGCCCAAAAATATCGATAATCCTGAAATTTTGGTTCTTAATGACGAGCTATGTGCTGATCTTGGATTGGATACAGCGGAGCTCAATGCTAACACTCTAGCAGGCCAGGACCTCCTGGAAGAACCAATCGCCCAAGCATATGCAGGCCACCAGTATGGAAATTTTACCGTCCTGGGAGATGGGAGAGCGATGATACTCGGCGAACATGTACACGATGGTAATAGATACGATATTCAACTGAAAGGGTCTGGTCGAACGCCGTACTCCAGAAGAGGCGATGGCAACGCAACTGTCACCTCGATGCTCAGAGAATATCTGTATTCATATGCGATGCAGAATCTAAACATCAAGACATCGAGAAGTCTAGCAGTCGTCGAAACTGACGAAGCAGTCGAACGACGACGGACAGAACTTGGAGCCATCCTTGTCCGAGTGATGAACAGCCACATTCGATACGGGACCTTCCAGTATGTTGCAGGTCAAGGATCCGACGAACTACAGCGATTCACTGACTATGTTATCGACAGACACTACCCGCAGCTAAATGCAAACGATCGCACATACCTAGAGTTCTTCGATGCAGTCATGCAGTCGTCAATTGAGATGATTGTTGACTGGCTGCGTGTCGGATTCATCCATGGCGTCATGAATACGGACAACATGAGTGTCGATGGAGAAACATTTGATTACGGACCCTGTGCCTTCATGAATTACTATGATGAGGAGAGGGTCTTCAGCTCGATCGATAAGCACGGGCGATATGCATTCGGAAACCAGCCACCTATCTTGCGGTGGAATCTTGAACGGTTCGCAGAGGCACTCCAACCGCTGTGTACACAATCAGCGCTCACGTATGATGAACTCAAAGCCAAACTAGACGAATTTGAGGATCGATTTGATGCGCAATATCACACGATGATGCGGAAGAAACTGGGGATCAACTCAGATGGCGAAGAAGAACTTGTCAATGAATTCCTGGGGTGGCTTCGCAAATCGAACGCAGACTATACCAATACGTTCCTCGAATTAGAGACACCTGGTACGTTTGATGACCCAGTGTTTGCAACTGCAGAATTCGAACGGCTTAGGGATAAATTGGCTGCTGTCGGCCTAGATGAGGAGTTGATGCAGGAATCCAATCCGCGGTATATCCCTCGCAACTACCTGGTTGAACAGGCATTGGATGAGTATCTCAAAACTGGGGATCTATCCAAATTCAAGGAGTTATTGACCGTATTAGAAAACCCCTATACATCGAAGGATATGGGTTCACAATTCCAGCAACCACCGCCACGAGAATTCGATGCAGAGTATACAACGTACTGTAATACTTGA
- a CDS encoding transcription initiation factor IIB: MERLPRQKERDTETEHETTGQEGVRSCPECDSTSLTRSPDGSEISCEDCGLVLEEETIDRGPEWRAFNAAERDSKSRVGAPTTQTMHDKGLTTTIDWKNQDAYGRSLSSEKRSQMNRLRKWQERIRTKDAGERNLQFALSETDRMASALGVPRSVREVASVLYRRALEEDLIRGRSIEGVATSTLYAACRMEGIPRSLDEITAVSRVDRMEIGRTYRYISKELGLEMQPVDPKKYVPRFCSELELPDEVQSKANEIIDTTAEKGMLSGKSPTGYAAAAIYAAALLCNKKKTQREVADVAQVTEVTIRNRYQEQIAAMGIHD; this comes from the coding sequence ATGGAACGCCTTCCCCGTCAGAAAGAGCGCGATACTGAAACAGAGCACGAAACCACTGGACAAGAGGGCGTTCGAAGCTGTCCTGAATGTGACTCAACGTCGCTCACGAGAAGTCCAGATGGGAGCGAAATTAGCTGTGAGGATTGTGGACTGGTTTTGGAAGAGGAGACTATCGATCGAGGACCAGAATGGCGGGCGTTCAACGCAGCCGAGCGTGACTCCAAATCACGCGTTGGTGCGCCGACGACCCAGACGATGCACGATAAGGGACTGACGACGACGATCGACTGGAAAAACCAGGACGCCTACGGACGGTCTCTCTCCTCGGAGAAGCGCAGTCAGATGAATCGGCTGCGGAAATGGCAAGAACGGATCCGAACGAAGGACGCTGGCGAGCGAAACCTCCAGTTTGCACTCTCTGAAACTGACCGAATGGCCTCTGCCCTGGGTGTTCCCCGCTCTGTTCGTGAGGTCGCAAGCGTTCTCTATCGACGCGCACTCGAGGAGGATCTTATCCGAGGGCGTTCAATCGAAGGTGTGGCCACGAGTACATTGTATGCCGCTTGTCGGATGGAAGGAATCCCACGATCCCTGGATGAGATTACCGCCGTCTCACGGGTTGATCGGATGGAGATCGGCCGCACGTATCGATACATCTCGAAGGAACTGGGCCTTGAGATGCAGCCCGTCGATCCAAAGAAATACGTCCCCCGCTTCTGTTCTGAGCTCGAACTTCCCGACGAGGTACAATCGAAGGCCAACGAAATCATCGATACGACGGCCGAGAAAGGGATGTTATCGGGGAAATCACCGACTGGATATGCCGCAGCTGCCATCTATGCCGCTGCGCTCCTTTGCAATAAGAAAAAGACCCAGCGTGAAGTCGCTGATGTCGCTCAGGTAACTGAGGTCACTATTCGAAATCGGTATCAAGAGCAAATCGCCGCAATGGGTATTCACGACTAA
- a CDS encoding transposase, which translates to MSSSKAVLPGNDTVAQVFKALETETTALLEPLDLSFLTDYPVFAPDSRGRTRVHEPPELLKGVLHCFYRDIYGLRPMERELRNEDVWRQCGFERPPSRRTLDRFITDFAVVAEEVFIELVHELAEQVPLGKLFQIDGTDIPVSQRDEDAQWNYDHTDDDFYYGYGCCVVTAANNIPIAAAFTSGKKVDQETAMRVTRDALAVETPRWMVGDSEFDMLNWHDYLLEQAVVPVAPYNPRNTDDPLDIEYRVEDRIKEHSETVRLWQRQLDETYSQRSRVETAIGVCKDLGLGSLRVRGRARVKSHVFLTLCLRVAVALANHHRGNDVASSTITL; encoded by the coding sequence GTGTCCAGCAGCAAAGCCGTCCTACCGGGTAACGATACGGTCGCACAGGTTTTCAAAGCTCTGGAGACAGAGACAACAGCACTTCTTGAGCCGCTTGATCTCTCGTTTCTCACAGACTATCCCGTGTTCGCCCCCGATTCGAGGGGGCGAACACGGGTACACGAGCCCCCAGAATTACTGAAAGGCGTCCTTCATTGCTTCTACCGCGACATCTACGGACTCCGGCCAATGGAGCGAGAGCTACGGAACGAAGATGTCTGGCGACAATGTGGATTCGAGCGACCGCCGTCTCGGCGGACGCTCGATCGGTTCATCACTGACTTCGCAGTCGTTGCAGAAGAGGTATTCATCGAGTTAGTCCACGAGCTTGCCGAGCAAGTCCCGCTCGGCAAGCTCTTCCAAATCGATGGAACTGATATCCCGGTTAGTCAGCGTGATGAGGACGCTCAGTGGAACTACGACCACACTGACGATGACTTCTATTACGGCTATGGGTGCTGTGTCGTGACCGCAGCAAACAACATTCCGATTGCAGCAGCGTTCACGTCCGGGAAGAAGGTCGATCAGGAGACGGCGATGCGCGTCACGCGTGACGCGCTCGCCGTTGAAACTCCACGGTGGATGGTTGGTGACTCCGAGTTTGACATGCTGAACTGGCACGACTACCTGCTGGAGCAGGCGGTCGTGCCGGTTGCACCGTACAATCCACGGAATACTGACGATCCGCTAGATATCGAATACCGGGTTGAAGACCGAATCAAAGAGCATAGTGAGACAGTCCGCCTTTGGCAGCGTCAGCTCGACGAAACGTATTCACAGCGATCGCGTGTTGAAACGGCGATCGGCGTCTGCAAGGACCTCGGCCTCGGATCCCTACGGGTCCGAGGCCGAGCCAGAGTCAAATCGCACGTCTTCCTCACTCTTTGCCTCCGGGTTGCCGTTGCGCTCGCTAACCACCATCGAGGAAACGATGTCGCTAGCTCAACGATCACGCTATGA
- a CDS encoding IS630-like element ISNma5 family transposase (programmed frameshift) codes for MDHLDEISVEELQDALDRVEENKPTQRLLAAIAYKNGVTQTELAEWHDTGRRTIYSWLMRLDTDEPFEQAVSDAHRSGRNRKLSETQQEEFEQTVHEPPKEVGIDAPAWTPALVQQYLEETYDVEYSIPSCRRLLKEAGLSYQKPRRTAAESDADEQETFREEFKKKRREMDATVVCIDQTKKSVQVEPRAAWFPRGTRPAVELSGQRDWTCLLGAITEDGDRFFARFEEYVTAEHAKHFILALCEEFADDLLIVLDGASYFQASAVTDLAARDDLDFVTLPAYSPELNPVEECWRQLQAALSNRFFESLDDLTTAIDTALDQISIPKVSNYF; via the exons ATGGACCATCTCGACGAGATCTCCGTCGAAGAACTCCAAGACGCTCTCGACAGGGTTGAGGAGAACAAGCCGACACAGCGGTTACTAGCGGCGATCGCGTACAAAAACGGCGTTACGCAGACCGAACTTGCAGAGTGGCACGACACCGGTCGAAGAACGATCTACAGCTGGCTCATGCGACTCGATACGGACGAACCGTTTGAGCAAGCCGTTTCTGATGCTCACCGCTCCGGAAGAAACCGGAAGCTCTCAGAAACACAGCAGGAAGAATTCGAACAAACCGTTCACGAACCTCCCAAGGAAGTCGGGATCGACGCGCCGGCGTGGACGCCGGCGCTCGTCCAGCAATATCTTGAGGAAACCTACGATGTCGAGTACTCAATCCCGAGCTGCCGGCGGTTACTCAAAGAAGCGGGATTGAGCTATCAAAAACCACGCCGTACAGCCGCCGAATCTGATGCTGACGAGCAAGAAACCTTCCGCGAAGAGTTCA AAAAAAAGCGGCGGGAGATGGACGCCACAGTAGTCTGTATCGATCAGACCAAGAAATCCGTGCAAGTCGAGCCGCGTGCCGCGTGGTTTCCTCGCGGCACGCGGCCGGCCGTCGAATTATCCGGCCAACGCGACTGGACGTGCCTGTTGGGCGCGATCACCGAAGACGGTGATCGCTTTTTCGCTCGATTCGAAGAGTACGTAACCGCCGAACACGCCAAACATTTCATTCTTGCATTATGCGAAGAATTTGCAGATGATTTGCTCATCGTGCTGGATGGAGCGTCGTATTTCCAGGCGTCGGCCGTCACGGACCTGGCGGCCCGTGACGACCTCGACTTCGTCACGTTACCGGCGTACTCGCCAGAGCTCAATCCTGTCGAGGAGTGCTGGAGACAACTCCAAGCCGCTCTCAGCAACCGTTTCTTTGAGTCACTCGACGATCTTACAACGGCGATTGATACAGCTCTTGACCAGATCTCTATACCAAAAGTGAGCAATTATTTCTAA